The genomic DNA TGCATCAGTGAATAACTGTGTGATGTTATATCTGACACATACAGGTGTTTAACAAAGGGAAGTTTAAGAAGGTGGGAGAAACTATAAGTGTGCAGACAGGAGACACTCTGGAGCTGAGGTGCAGGGGCAAACCTGTGCAGTGGAGCTTCCCCACGTACCTGGAGGAGGATGATGACGGAAGGCTCAGGTAAGCTCTATAAGCTGTCGATACATCTTATGCTTGATGTACAATGTATTCTTCTAAATATAGAATCATACAATCTGTTGAAGAGTCAGTGTGTTCTTTGGCTGTTTCCTGTTTTGGCTGTGCAGGACTGTGCAACATGAGCGCTATGGCCTTCTGACATTAGTCAACACTACTGGTGCGGACACAGGGGAATACAGCTGTTACCCTATGTACTGTGAAGACACAGACTGCAGGAAGGAGTATGACAAAGCTGTAAAAGTCTTCGTTCTTTTTCCCGGTGCAGTGAATCAACTTTATTGATGCTTACACGTGCACTTCTCAGAAGCCTTTTTTCATACTCACGTTATCTTATCGTCAGTCTTGCCATATCTTCTCACTGTACCAATCAGACCCACAGGAGCTATTTGTTCCGTCGTCTGATTACTACGAGGTGATTCAGCTGAGAACCAACTGGCCGACGCTCCTCCCCTGCCAGGTGACGTCGCCTGAGGCTAAAGTGACTCTGCACCGCGAGTTTCCACCAGCGGAGGTGGCGGTGGACGGGACTGAGATCTCTTTTAACGTCAAGAGGGGCTTCACCATTCATCGACCCCGGCCTTATCATGCTGGAGCTTTGTACTGTGTCGCCAGCCTGGGCAACCTGAGGCAGAGCTCCACCAAGTACATGCTCATCTATGTTAACTGTGAGTGCTGCCACTAAGTCATCCTTTCCTTTAATCGCAAATTAATCAGTCGCCTATTACTGATCGGGGACAAAGCGTCTCCCAGCATGCATAAGACAGGAGGCCAGAGAAATGCTATGTACAAGTAGACAAATCAGCACAGGCCTga from Perca fluviatilis chromosome 10, GENO_Pfluv_1.0, whole genome shotgun sequence includes the following:
- the LOC120567474 gene encoding platelet-derived growth factor receptor-like protein, which codes for MPLANLSGSKGRLVLSALLFCAVIFELAHCQKDAQEQRTTPGRKPKPSKPKVGKSTNKGPRAVTAKPKIKATSARTFLTQVFNKGKFKKVGETISVQTGDTLELRCRGKPVQWSFPTYLEEDDDGRLRTVQHERYGLLTLVNTTGADTGEYSCYPMYCEDTDCRKEYDKAVKVFVLFPDPQELFVPSSDYYEVIQLRTNWPTLLPCQVTSPEAKVTLHREFPPAEVAVDGTEISFNVKRGFTIHRPRPYHAGALYCVASLGNLRQSSTKYMLIYVNYPMAPPAPVIQASSGSVTVGGDLRVSCSVAGEQDVLVEFNWEYPGQQIGRPLNTQESVTPVGGGAARQQSQSVLLVEEVRDIDQGTYTCTAHNLLGATSVSTTVTVVPKAKPKKP